A single window of Rana temporaria chromosome 1, aRanTem1.1, whole genome shotgun sequence DNA harbors:
- the SARAF gene encoding store-operated calcium entry-associated regulatory factor, which translates to MKMSPVLVGAFMGLLAVLQISGVKGWSQHDKVLLRELQAITLHTDRYTNARRSSPIPQLKCVGGSAGCSALIPEVVQCYNKGWDGIDVQWECKVDMDNAYRFGKVEVSCEGFDYPDDPYVLRGSCGLEYTLELTEEGRRKSQHGNSFGGFGNFGSGYSKSRNGQSPYDGSGVIVFLVLLCLAYGVYKLFLSGPSMQEQQHPPNYDGHDNQHYSHASAPPPPPGFKSDYTGGSTSGFGDFGNTASYGRHANQRPGFWTGLGTGGVLGYLFGSRTSQPHYTAHSPYHNTWSTPSFSGSSYSPPHSSGVRTASGFGGTKRR; encoded by the exons ATGAAGATGTCACCTGTGCTTGTAGGAGCCTTCATGGGTCTGCTGGCCGTTCTACAGATATCTGGGGTCAAGGGCTGGAGCCAACATG atAAAGTCCTTCTAAGGGAGCTTCAGGCTATAACACTGCATACAGACAGATACACCAACGCACGACGCTCATCCCCTATTCCACAGTTGAAATGTGTTGGGGGCAGCGCTGGATGTAGCGCTTTGATCCCAGAGGTTGTTCAGTGCTATAACAAAGGATGGGATGGCATCGATGTCCAG TGGGAGTGTAAGGTGGACATGGACAATGCTTACCGATTTGGAAAAGTTGAAGTGAGCTGTGAGGGCTTTGACTATCCCGATGATCCATATGTCCTGCGCGGTTCGTGTGGCTTGGAATACACACTAGAACTTACAGAAGAAGGACGGAGGAAATCTCAGCATGGCAACAGTTTTGGTGGCTTTGGCAACTTTGGCTCGGGGTACTCAAAAAGCAGGAATGGACAGTCGCCCTATGATGGAAGTGGAGTAATTGTATTTCTGGTACTGCTGTGTCTGGCTTATGGAGTGTACAAGCTATTCTTGAGTGGACCTTCTATGCAGGAACAGCAACATCCTCCTAATTATGATGGACATGATAACCAGCATTACAGCCATGCTAGCGCACCTCCTCCACCACCTGGTTTTAAGTCCGATTATACAG GAGGGAGTACTTCAGGATTTGGTGATTTTGGTAATACGGCTTCCTATGGACGTCATGCAAATCAAAGACCTGGTTTTTGGACTGGTTTGGGAACTGGTGGCGTACTAGGATACCTGTTTGGCAGTCGGAC ttcacagCCTCACTATACAGCTCATTCACCTTATCACAACACATGGAGTACACCCTCTTTCTCTGGGTCCTCATACAGCCCTCCACACAGCTCTGGTGTGAGAACAGCATCAG gTTTCGGGGGAACAAAAAGAAGATAA